The genomic window GCGATCGCCGCGCAGATGCGGGATGCCGGGTTCAACGTCACGCGGACAGTGATCCCCGGGTCGACATTTTGGACAGACTGGACAAAATACCCCTTCTCGATCACCAACTGGAACATGAGACCGCTTGGTGTTCAGGTTTATGCTTTGACCTATCGCACGGGCGTAAACTGGAACGAATCCGCCTTTTCTGATGCTGAATTCGATATGCTGATCGATGAGGCTATCGCGACACCGGGCATTGAGCGACGTAAAGAATTGATGGGCCGCGCCGAAGCGATCTTGCAAGATAGTGGGGCCATTGTTCAGCCCTACTGGCGCTCGCTGTTCTGTCATTATTCACCCAGGGTGCACGGCTACTACAAACACCAGACCGGTGAAGTGCATCTGGATGATGTCTGGATGTCAGCCTGAGCCAGAAATTTGCTTCCGCGGCGTTCGTTTTGTCTCTCTGCGGGAGCAACCAGATCACCGACGAGCTGCGTTTATTGATCAAAGCAGGCCTCAAGTGGCAAGAGCGGCATAAATGATACGATTCATCATCAGGCGGCTGTGCGTAATGGCGCTATCAGCATTTTGCCTGTCGTTGATTATTTTCCTGATCACCAATCTGGAGCCAAACCTGCGCAATCTGGCAATTACTCAGACCAACATGCGCGCAGATGAAGCCGCCCTGGAAAGTTGGCTGGAAAAAAACGGGTATCGGGAAAATACTTTCATCCGCTACGGTATGTGGCTGGGGATCGTTGCAAAACAACCGATAATTGACGAGGAGGCGGGCCTGCCCATATCCCGCTTCGGGTATTGCGACGAAGTTACCGAGCCACGGTTTTCTGGTGTGCTGCAGGGCGACTGGGGTTGTTCAACAAAATTCAACCAGAATGTCAGCGAAAGACTTGGGCCAGCGCTGATTTCCACCGGTATTCTGATGTTCTGGGTGATGATTGTCATGGTGCCGTTGGCGCTCACCATGGGGGTGCTGTCTGGGATGCGTGAAGGCTCCCGTCTGGATCGGGTCTTGTCGGTTATTTCCATTATCGGCACTGCCACACCCGAATATGTTTCCGGCGTGGTCTTTACGGTTGTGTTTGCATCCTGGCTTGGGGTGTTGAACGGGTCGGCTGCCACAGCGACATCCAGTGGCGTAACGTTTCACAATTTCACCTTGCCGGTGATGACGATGGTGTTTTTCGGGATGGGTTATATTGCCCGTATGACACGTGCGTCGATGGCAGAGGTGATGACCCAGCAATATATTCGCACAGCAAGACTGAAGGGCGTCAGTTTTACCTCCATTGTCCTGAAGCATGCGCTGCGCAATGCCTTGGTCACACCGTTTACCATCGTCATGTTACAATTTCCGTGGCTGTTGAATGGCGTCGTCATCGTTGAAGTCATTTTCCGGTATCAAGGTTTCGGATATGTTTTGGTCGAAGGCGCTACCAATAATGACATTGACCTGCTCCTGGCCTGTGGAACGATCTCGGTTGTCCTGGTTCTGACCACGCAACTCATCTCGGACATTGGGTATGTGTTCCTGAACCCACGTATCAGGGTGAGTTAGACACATGAACACCGCTCTGGTCTTTGAAATCCTCTTTGGCATCACCGCCAGACTTTGGCCTGCGCTGATTGCTTTGCTGGGCATTGCGGTTGTCAGCGTTACCCTGCGAGACCGGCTTGGAGCATATGGCCGTCTTTGGACGCATGGTTCAGGCACGGTTGGGCTTGTCCTGGTCCTTATATGGGTGCTGATCGCGGTTTTTGCGTCCCAAATCGCCGCGTTTGACCCCCTTCAACAGTATCTCGTGATGCAAAATCGACCGCCAGGGGCGATTGAGCCAGAGACAGGTGAGATGTTTCTGCTTGGCGCTGACCGTTTGGCGCGGGATGTCTTCAGCAGGATTGTCTATGGCAGCCAATTTGTTCTTTCTATTGCGCCGACAGCAAGCGCTCTGGCGCTTGTCACCGGTTTGCTTCTCGGTTTGCCTGCCGGATATCATGGCGGAAAGATCGACACAGCGCTGTCGTTTCTTGCCAATCTGATTTTGGCGTTTCCGGTCATTCTGATTTTCTATCTTCTGGTCTCTCCAGGCGTCAGCGCTTCAAACCTGCCAAGAGCTCTGGGAGGGATTATTCTGTTTTTCCCTCTGGTTTTTATCGTGATACTGCTTTTCACCAGATTTTCGACACGTCCTTTGGTTGCATTGGGCTATGTGGGTTTATCCATTGTGATTGGTCTCTGGCTGTTTGTCGGATTTGTCTTTGATGTGGATCCGACCGGTCTGATATCGATTTCTCCCGGCGTCCTGAATATTTTCGTTGCCGTCGTTCTGGTCGCCTGTCCGGGATTGTTCCGGGTTGTGCGTGGTTTGACGCTGGATGTGTGCTCAAGGGATTATGTCGCTGCGGCCCAGACACGCGGAGAGTCATCCTGGTACATCATGTTGTGGGAGATACTGCCGAACGTACGCGGCCCGCTGATCGTCGACTTTTGTCTGCGCATTGGCTTCACAACGATCCTTCTCGGCACGCTGGGGTTCTTTGGACTGGGCCTGGAGCCGGAAAGCCCTGACTGGGGGACCTCGATCAAGGACGGAAGTGCATTATTGCGCCTTTTTGTCTGGCCCGCGCTGTTTCCTGCGCTGGCGCTCATGTCCCTTGTCCTGGGATTGAACCTGCTGGCGGACGCAATCCGAGAGATATCGCTTGAAGACTAGGGGCACCAAATTTGATCAATCAAAAATGAACGGAAAGCCGGTCACGATGGATAATGCAGCGCAATCTACAGATAACCCCAACATCTTTCTGATCCTTGTCGATGATATGGGGTATTCAGACATCGGATGCTATGGCGGTGAGATCAAGACACCCAATCTGGACCGGCTGGCGCGCGAAGGAATGCGATTTTCCAGCATGTATAATGCCGCACGATGCTGCCCGACAC from Rhodophyticola sp. CCM32 includes these protein-coding regions:
- a CDS encoding ABC transporter permease, which encodes MIRFIIRRLCVMALSAFCLSLIIFLITNLEPNLRNLAITQTNMRADEAALESWLEKNGYRENTFIRYGMWLGIVAKQPIIDEEAGLPISRFGYCDEVTEPRFSGVLQGDWGCSTKFNQNVSERLGPALISTGILMFWVMIVMVPLALTMGVLSGMREGSRLDRVLSVISIIGTATPEYVSGVVFTVVFASWLGVLNGSAATATSSGVTFHNFTLPVMTMVFFGMGYIARMTRASMAEVMTQQYIRTARLKGVSFTSIVLKHALRNALVTPFTIVMLQFPWLLNGVVIVEVIFRYQGFGYVLVEGATNNDIDLLLACGTISVVLVLTTQLISDIGYVFLNPRIRVS
- a CDS encoding ABC transporter permease, which encodes MNTALVFEILFGITARLWPALIALLGIAVVSVTLRDRLGAYGRLWTHGSGTVGLVLVLIWVLIAVFASQIAAFDPLQQYLVMQNRPPGAIEPETGEMFLLGADRLARDVFSRIVYGSQFVLSIAPTASALALVTGLLLGLPAGYHGGKIDTALSFLANLILAFPVILIFYLLVSPGVSASNLPRALGGIILFFPLVFIVILLFTRFSTRPLVALGYVGLSIVIGLWLFVGFVFDVDPTGLISISPGVLNIFVAVVLVACPGLFRVVRGLTLDVCSRDYVAAAQTRGESSWYIMLWEILPNVRGPLIVDFCLRIGFTTILLGTLGFFGLGLEPESPDWGTSIKDGSALLRLFVWPALFPALALMSLVLGLNLLADAIREISLED